In a single window of the Micromonospora sp. WMMD1155 genome:
- a CDS encoding GNAT family N-acetyltransferase, giving the protein MINGGYLDRSGRRITLRPVDDDNWRAVADVAPRDDQRRFVAALGARYLLLSTRSEVWNSLAVYADETVVGHVMWGVDDDGSHWIGGMLIDAAEQGQGVGRATVQTLADWLSTREGNPPVRLSYHPDNTPAAALYTSLGFHPTGEVDDDELITELRR; this is encoded by the coding sequence ATGATCAATGGTGGATACCTGGACCGGAGCGGCCGGCGGATCACGCTCCGACCGGTCGACGACGACAACTGGCGGGCGGTGGCCGATGTCGCCCCGCGCGACGACCAGCGCCGGTTCGTGGCCGCGCTCGGCGCGCGCTACCTGCTGCTGAGCACCCGTTCCGAGGTGTGGAACTCGCTGGCCGTCTACGCCGACGAAACCGTCGTCGGGCACGTCATGTGGGGCGTGGACGACGATGGCTCGCACTGGATCGGCGGAATGCTGATCGACGCCGCCGAGCAGGGCCAGGGCGTCGGTAGGGCCACCGTGCAGACGCTGGCCGACTGGCTGTCCACCCGGGAGGGCAACCCCCCGGTCCGCCTCTCGTACCACCCGGACAACACCCCCGCCGCCGCCCTCTACACCTCCCTGGGCTTCCACCCCACCGGCGAGGTGGACGACGACGAATTGATCACCGAGCTCCGCCGCTGA
- the dapB gene encoding 4-hydroxy-tetrahydrodipicolinate reductase — MTDEQKKTRVGVLGARGRMGIEVCKAVDAADDLALAASIDQGDDRSAVSGADVVVDFTTPDVVMDNLKWCIDQGISAVVGTTGFTEQRLEQVRGWLADKPEVGVVIAPNFGIGAVLMMQFAARAARHFESVEIIEQHHPRKLDAPSGTATHTARQIAQARAEAGLGPVPDATKDEVAGARGADIDGVRVHAVRATGLVAHQEVLFGGTGETLTIRHDSYDRVSFMPGVLLAVRAVRNRSGLTVGLDALLD; from the coding sequence GTGACTGACGAGCAGAAGAAGACCCGGGTCGGCGTTCTCGGTGCCCGTGGCCGGATGGGCATCGAGGTCTGCAAGGCCGTCGACGCCGCCGACGACCTGGCTCTCGCGGCGTCGATCGATCAGGGCGACGACCGCTCCGCCGTTTCCGGCGCCGACGTGGTCGTCGACTTCACCACGCCGGACGTCGTCATGGACAACCTGAAGTGGTGCATCGACCAGGGCATCAGCGCGGTCGTCGGCACGACCGGCTTCACCGAGCAGCGGCTTGAGCAGGTGCGCGGCTGGCTCGCCGACAAGCCCGAGGTGGGCGTGGTCATCGCCCCGAACTTCGGCATCGGCGCGGTGCTCATGATGCAGTTCGCCGCGCGGGCCGCCCGGCACTTCGAGTCCGTCGAGATCATCGAGCAGCACCACCCGCGCAAGCTGGACGCCCCGAGCGGCACCGCCACGCACACCGCCCGGCAGATCGCCCAGGCCCGCGCCGAGGCCGGCCTCGGTCCGGTGCCGGACGCCACCAAGGACGAGGTCGCGGGTGCGCGCGGCGCCGACATCGACGGGGTACGCGTACACGCCGTACGCGCCACCGGGCTCGTCGCCCACCAGGAGGTGCTCTTCGGCGGCACCGGGGAGACACTGACCATCCGGCACGACTCGTACGACCGGGTGTCGTTCATGCCCGGTGTCCTGCTGGCCGTCCGCGCGGTGCGCAACCGTTCCGGCCTCACCGTCGGCCTGGACGCCCTACTCGACTGA